Part of the Candidatus Hydrogenedens sp. genome, AAAAAAGCATTATGAAAGAAAATGGGGGAAAGGCGCATATTATGGACAAAGATAGTGTTTTTAATAATATATAAATGAAAATAGTTAAATATAAATATTTATGTATTATTCTAATATTATTCATTGTTTTTATTATGATTTCGATTTCTTTGTTCGCTAAATATATTTTTCCCAATCTCTTATATCAAAGGACATCTTTTATTTACAGGACACCAGACTATTATCAGTGGAAATATGAAGATGTTATTGTTCAAGTAGATAAAGAACAGACTCATGGATGGTATATTCCTTATGAAGATTCGAAATGTGTTGTCCTTTTTTCACATGGAAATGCAGGAAATATAGCAGACCGATTGGAATCTATTGGTATATTTCGAAAGTTGGGTTTAAGTGTTTTAGTTTATGATTATGGCGGATATGGTAAGTCAACAGGAAAACCTTCGGAGGAAAGATGTTGCAAAGATGCTTTAGCCATGTGGACATATCTAACGCAAAATAAAGGATATTCTCCCCAAAATATAGTTCTTTTTGGTCGTTCTTTAGGAGGTGCTGTAACGGCAGATTTAGCAACAAAAGTAGAATGTGCGGGTGTAATCCTTGAAAGCACATTTCTTTCAACAATTGATGTAGCAAGAGATATGTTTTCATGGTTTCCAGAACGATTTGCAAAAGGAAATGAATTTTATACAAAAAAGAAGTTAAAGGAAATAAAATCCCCTGTTTTAGTTATTCATAGTCCTCAGGATACCGTTATAAAATATTACCATGGGAAGAAAATATTTGAATTGTTGGAGTGTGAAAAAGAGTTTTTAGAAATTATAGGTGACCATAACGAAGGGTTTATTATAACGGGGGATAAATATATCAACGAGCTGAAAGATTTTATAGAAAGAGTATTAAATTTATCTGTGCGAGAATAGATTTTTTATTGGATAAGTGTATAGTCCACAGGGTTGAAATTATTGTTATCTAAAATTCGTGCAACGATAAACAAAAAATCACTTAAACGATTATAAAATGGGATAAATACCTCATTGGTCTTATTAGATTGAATTCTTTCTAAAGCAATTAATCGGCGTTCAAATTCTCTTGCTACTGTGGTAACTATATCTGCATAAGCAGAAACGGGATTACTGGCAGATGCAATAAACTTTCTTGGTAATTGAAGTTGTTCTTCTAATTGTGCTTGCCATTGCTCCAATTGTATTAGATGTTTTTGAGTTAATTTTGGATGATTGGGTGGAATTAATACACCCGAAGGGTCAGATATTTGTGTCCCTGTTATAAAACAGCAATGTATGAGCCATAGAAGCATATCAGAAAGAGATGTTTTATATGGGTTATCTGATTGTAAAATTAACAATCGAAGATAAGATAAGTTAGCACGGAGACTATCCAAAGAACCGAGACATTCAATAATTTCTGAATCTTTTGAGACCCAGTGTCCATCGGGTAATTTTGTCTTTCCTGTATCACCTTGTTTTGTTGTAACATAAGATTTTTTCATATAAAAATACCTACTTAATAATTTCAACACCTATGGGACAATGGTCAGAGCCATGAACATCGGATAGTATCCATGACCTTTTAATGTGTTTCTTAAATGTTTCATTTACCACATGATAATCAATTCTCCAACCAATATTCCGAGCCCTTGCATTGGTTCGATAAGACCACCATGTATAATGTCCTCCTTCTTTACAAAACATACGGAAAGTATCCACAAAACCCGCATTTAAGAATTTTGTCATAGATTCTCTTTCTTCCGGATAATAACCTGCATGATTTTCATTCTCTTTAGGTCGGGCAAGGTCAATTTCTGTATGGGCTATATTAAAGTCTCCACATACGAGTATGTTTTTTTTCTGCT contains:
- a CDS encoding ATP:cob(I)alamin adenosyltransferase, producing MKKSYVTTKQGDTGKTKLPDGHWVSKDSEIIECLGSLDSLRANLSYLRLLILQSDNPYKTSLSDMLLWLIHCCFITGTQISDPSGVLIPPNHPKLTQKHLIQLEQWQAQLEEQLQLPRKFIASASNPVSAYADIVTTVAREFERRLIALERIQSNKTNEVFIPFYNRLSDFLFIVARILDNNNFNPVDYTLIQ
- a CDS encoding alpha/beta hydrolase codes for the protein MISISLFAKYIFPNLLYQRTSFIYRTPDYYQWKYEDVIVQVDKEQTHGWYIPYEDSKCVVLFSHGNAGNIADRLESIGIFRKLGLSVLVYDYGGYGKSTGKPSEERCCKDALAMWTYLTQNKGYSPQNIVLFGRSLGGAVTADLATKVECAGVILESTFLSTIDVARDMFSWFPERFAKGNEFYTKKKLKEIKSPVLVIHSPQDTVIKYYHGKKIFELLECEKEFLEIIGDHNEGFIITGDKYINELKDFIERVLNLSVRE